The Streptosporangiales bacterium genome window below encodes:
- the yidC gene encoding membrane protein insertase YidC has protein sequence MLDVIGYPVSVLLWCWHHVFGFLLGDANALAWALAIVFLVFTVRAALVKPALAQARALPKMRQLTTRVAAIRKKYPDDRFRQTEELRKAQRELGVSPFGSILPLLLQVPAFLGLNQVLRAFTASPDAANYVFSLADVRSYLAATLLDVHFGDALLSLTSTGPGLVQATWLWQAAPVVIPLVLIATVATHLTARLAVTTQPMTGPQATMMRNLSLYVLPLSVLVFGAALPVGLLVYWVSSNVWMLGQQRLLSRVVDRSGH, from the coding sequence ATGCTCGATGTCATCGGCTATCCCGTCTCCGTCCTCCTGTGGTGCTGGCACCACGTCTTCGGCTTCCTGCTCGGCGACGCGAACGCGCTCGCCTGGGCACTGGCGATCGTGTTCCTCGTCTTCACCGTGCGCGCCGCCCTGGTGAAACCCGCCCTCGCCCAGGCGCGAGCACTGCCGAAGATGCGGCAGCTGACCACGCGGGTCGCGGCGATCAGGAAGAAGTACCCCGACGACCGGTTCCGGCAGACCGAGGAGCTGCGGAAGGCGCAGCGCGAGCTGGGCGTGAGCCCGTTCGGCAGCATCCTCCCGTTGCTGCTGCAGGTGCCGGCGTTCCTCGGTCTCAACCAGGTGCTGCGCGCGTTCACCGCGTCACCCGACGCCGCGAACTACGTCTTCTCCCTCGCGGACGTCAGGTCGTACCTCGCGGCCACACTGCTCGACGTCCACTTCGGCGACGCCCTGCTCAGCCTCACGTCGACGGGTCCCGGCCTGGTGCAGGCGACCTGGCTGTGGCAGGCGGCACCGGTGGTCATCCCGCTCGTGCTCATCGCCACCGTGGCCACCCACCTCACGGCACGGCTCGCGGTGACCACCCAGCCGATGACGGGTCCGCAGGCGACGATGATGCGGAACCTCAGCCTGTACGTCCTGCCGCTCTCCGTCCTCGTCTTCGGTGCCGCGCTCCCCGTCGGCCTGCTCGTGTACTGGGTGAGCAGCAACGTCTGGATGCTCGGGCAGCAGCGCCTGCTGTCCCGCGTCGTCGACCGGTCGGGACACTAG